The sequence TCGGTTTCTACAACGGCGGGGCGGCGGCCGGTGCGAGCCAGCCGCACAAGCATCTGCAGATCGTTCCGCTGCCGTTTGCGCAAGGCGAACCCATGCCGCCGATCGCGCCGCTTCTCGCTTCCGCGCGCGACGACGGTTCCGTCTGCACCATCGCGGGTCTCGCGTTTCCCCACGCGTTCGCAAGGCTGGCGTTGCCGCCCGGCACGCCGCCGAGCGACGGCGCGCAGCGCGCGCTCGGCGTCTATCGCGATCTGCTGCACGCGATGGGGCTGCACGCGATCGACGTCGACGGCGAAGCGCATCAATCCTCGGCCTACAACCTGCTCGTCATGCCGCAAGGCATGCTGCTCGTTCCGAGATCCATGGAGTGCGTCGATGGCATTTCGATCAACGCGCTGGGCTTTGCGGGATCGCTCTTCGTGCGCGACGCCGCGCAGATGCAGGTCATCAGAACGCTCGGCCCGATGGCGGTGCTGCGGCGCGTCGCGGGGGCGTCTGATGTGGCATGACGGATGACACCTGTCATCACAGGTTATCGTGGCGAGTGGAAGCCAGCCGCGATGACCGACGTGCCCGCTCTCGCTCGAACCTCCCGGCAGGTATTGCGAGCGCTCCGATATTCGTCTATAAATTGCTGTCCGGGCTACGAGCCCGGAATTCCATTCCCCTTACCTGTGGAGGATGCTATGTCACCGTTAAACGTAACGCCGCGCTGATCGCCGCCACGGCAACCCGTTCAATCGCTGTCTCCCGCCTCGAGCGCTCGTGCCATTGCGCGCACCCTCGTCACGCTTCTCCCGAACGCATTCCCGGCTTTGATG is a genomic window of Burkholderia cepacia containing:
- a CDS encoding ATP adenylyltransferase family protein, with amino-acid sequence MCDSVRLQRGMLWPAVLRQTEHALACGALRPVETTRTTIEDGGVRFLVRQVSSLARKDEERQKREAGQPRKRASIDPFLPYDPDLFVADITDTHLALLNKFNVIDHHLLVVTRRFEPQEALLNAADFTALFTCMAEFQGLGFYNGGAAAGASQPHKHLQIVPLPFAQGEPMPPIAPLLASARDDGSVCTIAGLAFPHAFARLALPPGTPPSDGAQRALGVYRDLLHAMGLHAIDVDGEAHQSSAYNLLVMPQGMLLVPRSMECVDGISINALGFAGSLFVRDAAQMQVIRTLGPMAVLRRVAGASDVA